The Endozoicomonas montiporae CL-33 genome contains a region encoding:
- a CDS encoding PilZ domain-containing protein, whose translation MTETVLEKRRFPRKLLKETAQVLDNDTGQLLGVLEDVSKGGFSLLTYHNIRQDEVRNITLVLPGPQKSYHRVSLIAECVWCQSGKTQGDKSRPDSPETIFADSPENQAPENYSAGFQLREIDEQNLVALNYFIRDY comes from the coding sequence ATGACAGAGACTGTACTTGAAAAGCGTCGCTTCCCCCGAAAGCTGCTGAAGGAAACGGCACAGGTTCTGGATAATGACACCGGGCAGCTGCTGGGGGTTCTGGAGGATGTTTCAAAAGGTGGCTTCAGTCTGTTAACCTACCATAATATTCGTCAGGACGAAGTACGAAATATTACATTGGTACTGCCAGGTCCCCAGAAAAGCTACCATCGCGTATCACTGATCGCAGAATGTGTCTGGTGTCAGTCGGGGAAAACACAGGGTGACAAAAGCCGGCCTGACTCCCCCGAAACTATCTTTGCTGATAGCCCTGAAAACCAGGCTCCCGAGAACTACTCAGCCGGATTTCAGCTGCGGGAAATCGATGAACAGAACCTTGTGGCGCTGAATTACTTCATACGTGACTATTAA
- a CDS encoding winged helix-turn-helix transcriptional regulator has protein sequence MRSRKEVVRQLDRIDRNILRTLQENGRISYVDLADRVGLSTTPCMERVKRLEREGIIQGYSARLSPQFLQAGLLVFVEISLYSKSADIFDDFRKAVINLPNVLECHLVSGHFDYLVKARISEMASYRELLGDILLKLPGVRESKSYIVMEELKETLNLPIPD, from the coding sequence ATGAGAAGCCGCAAAGAAGTCGTTCGCCAACTAGACAGGATTGATCGTAATATTCTGCGTACCCTGCAGGAAAACGGTCGTATATCCTATGTAGACCTCGCTGATCGTGTAGGCCTGAGCACCACGCCCTGCATGGAGCGGGTTAAAAGACTGGAGCGTGAAGGGATTATCCAGGGTTACAGTGCCCGGTTAAGTCCACAGTTCCTGCAAGCGGGTCTGCTGGTGTTTGTCGAGATCAGCCTGTATAGCAAATCTGCCGACATCTTTGATGATTTCCGCAAGGCAGTGATTAACCTGCCTAATGTTCTGGAATGTCATCTGGTATCCGGTCACTTTGATTATCTGGTGAAAGCCCGTATTTCGGAAATGGCCTCTTACCGGGAACTGCTGGGCGACATCCTTTTAAAGCTGCCCGGTGTAAGGGAATCCAAGAGCTACATTGTGATGGAAGAGCTGAAGGAAACCCTGAATCTGCCCATTCCGGATTGA
- the alr gene encoding alanine racemase, with the protein MSRPAKAVINLDALQHNYQLAKSLANQERRNGKVLAVVKADAYGHGAVACAQALADQADGFAVACIEEALELRSIGIRQSILLLEGFFEASELVEISRHKLDIVVQSPEQLLMLEQNPLPAPVRIWLKMDSGMYRVGLLPEEFRSAWLRMETLPWVSDIVMMTHLACADEPENGYTRHQLEVFEQHTLGLPGERSIANSAGLVDYSQARADWNRPGLLLYGASPFETLHPIEQKLQPVMALQSAIISIKDIPAGSPVGYGSTWVSQRPTRQGVVAIGYADGYPRHAANGTPVMVNGRRVPVIGRVSMDMLTIDLTDVPEARPGDSVVLWGKGLPAAEIARHARTIPYQLFCNLNRVPVEYVQSPVMVKA; encoded by the coding sequence ATGAGTCGTCCAGCCAAGGCGGTCATTAATCTTGATGCCCTGCAGCACAATTATCAGCTTGCCAAATCCCTGGCGAATCAGGAACGACGCAATGGCAAGGTACTGGCGGTGGTCAAAGCCGACGCTTACGGGCACGGAGCCGTTGCCTGCGCGCAGGCGTTGGCTGATCAGGCCGACGGGTTTGCGGTTGCCTGTATTGAAGAAGCTTTGGAACTGCGCAGCATTGGCATAAGACAGTCCATTCTTTTGCTGGAAGGTTTTTTTGAAGCCAGTGAACTCGTTGAAATCAGCCGCCATAAGCTGGACATTGTCGTGCAAAGTCCGGAACAGCTTTTAATGCTGGAACAGAACCCTTTGCCTGCTCCGGTCAGAATCTGGCTGAAAATGGATTCGGGCATGTACCGTGTCGGGCTGTTGCCAGAAGAGTTCCGTTCAGCTTGGCTACGCATGGAAACGCTGCCCTGGGTGAGCGATATTGTCATGATGACGCATCTTGCCTGTGCCGATGAACCAGAGAATGGCTATACACGACATCAGCTGGAAGTGTTTGAACAGCATACCCTTGGTCTGCCGGGTGAACGCAGTATTGCCAATTCTGCCGGGCTGGTGGATTACTCTCAGGCACGAGCTGACTGGAATCGTCCGGGGTTGTTGCTGTACGGTGCTTCTCCCTTTGAAACCCTTCATCCTATTGAGCAGAAACTGCAGCCGGTGATGGCGCTGCAGTCTGCCATTATCAGTATTAAAGACATTCCGGCCGGTAGCCCTGTAGGCTATGGCAGCACATGGGTTAGTCAGCGTCCGACTCGTCAGGGAGTGGTTGCCATTGGTTATGCAGATGGTTATCCGCGTCATGCTGCCAATGGTACGCCTGTGATGGTGAACGGCCGGCGTGTGCCTGTCATCGGGCGAGTGTCTATGGATATGCTAACCATTGACCTGACCGATGTACCTGAAGCCCGACCGGGAGACAGTGTTGTGCTTTGGGGAAAGGGTCTGCCTGCCGCCGAAATTGCCCGTCATGCCAGAACAATTCCTTATCAGCTGTTCTGCAATCTTAATCGCGTTCCGGTGGAATATGTTCAGTCGCCAGTGATGGTAAAAGCCTGA
- a CDS encoding YSC84-related protein: MLRQLRFLLLFMVAFVFALPTFASSKEELDATVQESLSNLYDKSPAAKSLGKDAKGILVFPKIIKGGVFLGGEYGEGALLINQEVVDYYNTASASIGFQLGAQLRSQVIMFMTDESLNKFRNSKGWEAGVDGSIAIAEFGVGETIATNTAQSPIIGFINDNKGLMYNLTLEGTKITKIQK; the protein is encoded by the coding sequence ATGCTGCGGCAGTTAAGGTTTTTATTGTTGTTTATGGTGGCTTTTGTCTTCGCGTTGCCGACGTTTGCTTCATCAAAAGAGGAGCTGGATGCCACCGTTCAGGAGAGCTTGTCGAATCTCTACGACAAAAGCCCTGCAGCTAAATCTCTGGGCAAAGATGCCAAAGGCATTCTGGTGTTTCCCAAAATCATTAAAGGCGGTGTGTTTCTGGGTGGTGAGTACGGCGAAGGCGCGTTACTGATCAATCAGGAAGTGGTGGACTATTACAACACGGCTTCTGCCTCCATTGGTTTTCAGCTGGGTGCCCAACTGCGCTCGCAGGTGATTATGTTTATGACCGACGAGTCCCTGAATAAATTTCGTAACAGTAAAGGCTGGGAAGCCGGTGTCGATGGCAGCATTGCCATTGCCGAGTTTGGAGTGGGAGAAACCATTGCGACCAATACCGCACAGTCACCGATCATTGGCTTTATCAACGACAACAAAGGTCTGATGTATAACCTGACTCTGGAAGGCACCAAGATTACTAAAATACAAAAGTAA
- a CDS encoding Lrp/AsnC family transcriptional regulator, whose amino-acid sequence MDSIDRKILLELQEDSTLSLADIAQRVCLSPTPCWNRIKRLEGQGYINKRVALINAEKVGLGVSVFVHIKTQHHSSAWLKLFSDTVNRFPEVAECYRMSGEYDYLLRVVTKDIQSFDLFYKKLVNSVDGLCDVTSSFAMEQMKYTTSLPL is encoded by the coding sequence ATGGATTCTATCGACCGAAAAATCCTGCTTGAATTGCAGGAAGACAGCACACTTTCTCTGGCCGACATCGCGCAAAGAGTCTGCCTGTCGCCTACGCCCTGCTGGAACCGGATTAAACGCCTTGAAGGGCAGGGGTATATTAACAAACGGGTAGCCCTTATTAATGCCGAAAAGGTTGGGCTGGGTGTTTCGGTGTTTGTTCACATCAAAACACAGCACCATTCGTCAGCCTGGTTGAAACTTTTTTCAGACACTGTGAATCGTTTTCCGGAAGTGGCCGAGTGCTATCGAATGAGCGGCGAATACGACTACCTGTTAAGGGTGGTCACTAAAGACATACAGTCGTTTGATCTTTTCTACAAAAAACTGGTGAACAGTGTTGACGGACTGTGCGATGTAACGTCGAGTTTTGCCATGGAGCAGATGAAATACACCACGTCGTTGCCACTTTGA
- a CDS encoding acyloxyacyl hydrolase, with amino-acid sequence MKKGFFYAGMMSLLPFPASALDIRPDGLSASYGQYLPVVSGRKANYDHYRIGIQWDWGDELYRSDSLVMSGYFELGGSALKSRLNASDSPSPEGKDKATVVSFSPVFRFSSAHPLFGNAFPFLDAGVGGAWFSEKDLEKEKKSPINMGSHWLFEVRLGAGFTFGEGQRYSVSYGWLHYSNGGLARLNESIDFHSVSFAYRW; translated from the coding sequence GTGAAAAAAGGATTTTTCTACGCTGGCATGATGTCATTGCTGCCTTTCCCTGCCTCTGCTCTGGATATCCGTCCAGATGGTCTTTCTGCCAGTTATGGGCAGTACCTCCCTGTTGTCAGTGGTCGTAAGGCGAATTATGATCACTATCGCATTGGCATTCAGTGGGATTGGGGAGATGAGCTGTACCGTTCAGACAGTTTGGTGATGTCTGGTTATTTTGAGCTCGGTGGCAGTGCCTTAAAAAGTCGCCTGAATGCTTCTGATAGCCCCAGCCCTGAGGGTAAAGACAAAGCCACAGTCGTCAGCTTTTCGCCGGTCTTTCGCTTCTCTTCTGCCCACCCCCTGTTTGGCAATGCGTTTCCTTTTCTGGATGCTGGTGTTGGTGGCGCCTGGTTTTCAGAAAAAGATCTGGAAAAAGAAAAGAAGTCTCCCATCAATATGGGCAGTCACTGGTTGTTTGAAGTGCGACTGGGGGCAGGTTTTACCTTTGGGGAAGGGCAGCGATATTCAGTGAGTTATGGCTGGCTGCATTATTCCAATGGGGGGCTGGCCCGACTGAACGAGTCTATTGATTTTCATTCGGTGTCGTTTGCCTATCGGTGGTGA
- a CDS encoding capsule biosynthesis protein encodes MGRFSVHKSSVLFLQGPLGPFFRELAGAFSRAGYCTHKINFNGGDRFYAGADKVVDYQGEPDNWLAFLQEYLMEHSIDAVFLLGDCRYYHRIAKPLCDSLGVAFMVFEEGYLRPNTITLETHGVNALSRLDLSIKTLRETIVQPTEEAPVTIGSTIFARAVYASLYYWAGYFGHGQFAHYRHHRASNPVREGYCWIRGFARKWLVKPADYRIKRKLTKTFSQRFFLVPLQVHDDSQKIYHSNFNSVESFISEVIESFRSYAAPDQVLCFKHHPMDRGYTHYGDFIREKARRTGLQGRVLYCHDVSLPDLYDHAAGVVTVNSTVGVSAMLHSVPVKVMGRAMYDIEGLTHQGSLASFWQAPQPVDRQLFKQFHSRLFQKTQINGSFFKLPDLTCNNAVAFYEQLAGQPAAVSAIYKMTPHSCNNIEVDDLPLNAA; translated from the coding sequence TTGGGTCGGTTCAGCGTGCATAAGTCGTCTGTATTATTTTTACAAGGTCCACTAGGGCCTTTCTTTCGGGAACTGGCCGGGGCTTTTTCGCGTGCAGGCTATTGTACGCACAAGATTAATTTTAATGGTGGTGACCGCTTTTATGCCGGAGCAGACAAAGTGGTCGATTACCAGGGGGAACCAGATAACTGGCTGGCTTTTCTGCAGGAATATCTGATGGAGCACTCCATTGATGCGGTATTTCTGTTAGGCGACTGTCGTTATTACCATCGCATAGCAAAGCCTCTTTGCGACAGTCTGGGTGTTGCATTTATGGTCTTTGAGGAAGGCTACCTGAGACCCAACACCATCACTCTGGAAACTCACGGTGTGAATGCCTTAAGCCGTTTGGATTTGTCCATTAAAACGCTTCGGGAAACGATCGTGCAGCCTACTGAAGAAGCCCCTGTGACGATTGGCAGCACAATTTTCGCACGTGCAGTTTATGCATCATTATATTATTGGGCAGGCTACTTTGGTCACGGGCAGTTTGCTCACTATCGGCATCACCGGGCGTCGAATCCTGTCAGGGAAGGTTATTGCTGGATACGGGGATTTGCCCGCAAATGGCTGGTAAAACCTGCGGACTACAGGATCAAAAGAAAGCTGACAAAGACATTCAGCCAGCGTTTTTTTCTGGTGCCTCTGCAAGTGCACGATGACTCCCAGAAGATCTACCATTCTAACTTTAACTCGGTTGAGTCGTTTATCTCCGAGGTGATTGAATCGTTCAGAAGCTATGCGGCACCGGATCAGGTGTTGTGTTTTAAGCATCACCCCATGGATCGTGGCTACACGCACTATGGCGATTTTATTCGTGAAAAAGCCAGACGTACCGGCTTGCAGGGCAGAGTCCTGTATTGTCACGATGTGTCACTGCCTGATTTGTACGATCACGCTGCCGGTGTTGTCACAGTAAACAGCACTGTTGGAGTTTCTGCCATGCTGCACAGCGTGCCTGTTAAAGTGATGGGCAGAGCTATGTACGACATTGAAGGGCTAACCCATCAGGGTAGTCTGGCCTCTTTTTGGCAAGCGCCCCAACCCGTTGACCGGCAGTTATTTAAACAGTTTCACTCCCGGCTGTTTCAGAAGACGCAGATTAACGGCAGCTTTTTTAAGCTTCCGGATCTTACCTGTAACAATGCTGTGGCTTTTTACGAGCAGCTGGCAGGCCAGCCTGCAGCGGTTTCTGCTATTTATAAAATGACACCTCACAGTTGTAACAACATTGAAGTGGATGACCTTCCTTTGAATGCTGCATGA
- a CDS encoding capsular polysaccharide biosynthesis protein: MSQFITFSKGISGANELECLIGEPVSHVNAFQQLTKKFSGSAVTTLGWGRKNNTSKARAFSRKNDIPIWSLEDGFIAYLGHPALGDRRFSLIVDKTGIYYDATQPSDIEYLLNHPEEWLTAELQARSVNLLRVIRQHQITKYNHEPVSRWEPENKVQNRVLVVDQTYGDCSIKYGMADESSFDAMLTAALSENPDSEVWVKVHPDVVLGKKKGYFELEPCGQKIKGFANDRLKVMAEKVNAQSLFPHFNKVYVVTSQLGFEALWYGKQVVCFGVPFYSGWGLTDDRIGCTRRTVQHSIESLFAAACLKYTRYIDPEMGERCELEDIVDLIALQRRYQKQEVNTLYAVGFSLWKRAFLGCFIGGRAQQVKFVSSTDKAVEKASEGDGILLWGAKQYDFQAPQGIALWRAEDAFIRSNGLGAELRRPGSLIIDKQGMYFDCTRPSDLETAINTLQLSDREKERGEQLVRTLVRQRVSKYNLLGKEQQVFASAAHQQKKILVTGQVNNDASLKWGSPVVQSNLELLKAVRASAPDAFIVYKPHPDVLLAGREGHIPEPQALQWADSMVSDNDILDCIDQCDELHVMTSLAGFEALTRGKTVHCWGAPFYSGWGLTIDQLNIPRRTAKRSLAELTYFAHCYYPNYIHWVTRRFTTVERMIQALKQEATVHQTRSNKLVNWLARNRRKAGYLVEVFTK; the protein is encoded by the coding sequence TTGTCCCAGTTCATCACTTTTTCCAAAGGCATTTCGGGAGCCAACGAGCTTGAATGCCTCATTGGTGAGCCTGTCTCCCATGTAAATGCTTTCCAGCAGCTAACTAAAAAATTCAGCGGTTCAGCTGTTACTACCCTTGGCTGGGGAAGAAAAAACAATACGTCAAAAGCCAGAGCATTCAGTCGTAAGAACGACATCCCCATCTGGAGTCTCGAAGATGGTTTCATTGCCTACCTTGGTCACCCCGCACTAGGCGATCGTCGTTTTTCCCTGATCGTGGACAAAACTGGCATCTATTACGATGCGACCCAACCTTCCGATATTGAATACCTTTTAAACCATCCTGAAGAGTGGTTAACAGCGGAGCTACAGGCTCGCTCAGTCAATCTGCTCAGGGTTATTCGTCAGCATCAAATCACCAAGTACAACCATGAACCGGTATCCCGTTGGGAGCCGGAAAATAAAGTGCAGAATCGAGTATTGGTGGTTGACCAGACATACGGCGACTGTTCTATAAAATATGGCATGGCTGATGAATCCAGTTTTGACGCTATGCTGACCGCTGCTCTTTCTGAAAACCCTGATTCTGAAGTCTGGGTGAAGGTGCATCCGGATGTGGTGTTAGGAAAAAAGAAAGGCTATTTCGAGCTGGAGCCCTGTGGACAGAAGATTAAAGGATTTGCCAATGATCGCCTGAAGGTTATGGCTGAAAAGGTGAATGCTCAGTCTTTGTTTCCTCATTTCAACAAAGTCTATGTGGTGACATCGCAGCTGGGTTTTGAAGCTCTGTGGTATGGCAAGCAGGTGGTTTGTTTTGGTGTGCCGTTTTACAGTGGCTGGGGGCTAACGGACGACCGGATTGGCTGCACTCGTCGTACGGTGCAACACAGTATTGAGAGTCTGTTTGCAGCAGCCTGTCTTAAATACACCCGTTATATCGATCCGGAAATGGGTGAGCGGTGTGAGCTGGAAGACATTGTTGACTTAATCGCACTGCAAAGACGTTACCAGAAACAGGAAGTGAACACGCTGTATGCTGTTGGCTTCAGTCTTTGGAAGCGCGCTTTTCTTGGCTGTTTTATTGGTGGTCGTGCGCAACAGGTCAAGTTTGTCAGTTCAACTGACAAGGCCGTTGAAAAAGCCTCTGAAGGCGACGGTATTCTTTTATGGGGCGCAAAACAGTATGACTTTCAGGCCCCGCAAGGCATTGCTTTATGGCGGGCAGAAGACGCCTTTATTCGTAGCAATGGCTTGGGTGCAGAGTTGCGTCGGCCGGGTTCACTGATCATCGATAAGCAGGGTATGTATTTTGACTGCACCCGACCTTCTGATCTGGAAACGGCCATCAATACCCTACAGCTGTCAGATCGGGAGAAAGAGCGAGGCGAGCAGCTGGTGCGCACACTGGTTCGTCAGCGTGTCAGCAAATATAACCTGTTAGGAAAAGAGCAGCAGGTGTTTGCCAGTGCTGCACATCAACAGAAAAAAATTCTTGTGACCGGGCAGGTGAATAATGATGCATCGCTGAAGTGGGGCAGCCCTGTTGTACAAAGCAACCTTGAGTTGCTAAAAGCGGTAAGAGCCTCTGCTCCGGATGCTTTTATTGTGTATAAGCCTCACCCGGATGTGCTATTGGCGGGCAGGGAAGGGCATATACCCGAGCCACAGGCTTTGCAGTGGGCAGACAGCATGGTATCAGACAACGATATCCTGGATTGCATTGATCAGTGTGATGAGCTGCATGTCATGACGTCTCTGGCCGGGTTCGAAGCTCTGACCAGAGGTAAAACGGTTCATTGTTGGGGAGCTCCCTTCTATTCAGGCTGGGGGTTAACCATTGACCAACTGAACATACCTCGCAGAACCGCTAAACGGTCGTTGGCAGAACTGACCTACTTTGCTCACTGTTATTATCCAAACTACATACATTGGGTAACACGTCGCTTCACAACGGTAGAGCGTATGATTCAGGCTTTGAAACAGGAAGCCACCGTTCACCAGACCCGGTCGAACAAACTGGTTAACTGGCTGGCAAGAAACAGGCGTAAGGCGGGTTACCTTGTAGAGGTATTTACGAAGTAG
- a CDS encoding Uma2 family endonuclease encodes MALAQPLEFIDPDTYMTMEKQSDIKHEYVNGLITAMAGASRRHNLLTLTIASLLRNHLRGTGCQTFASDMKVNASHKGNTVFYYPDVMVSCNRANQDAFVENHPQIIIEVLSPSTEARDRMEKLAAYTSIPGLKEYVLVHQDKIAIDLYQNTGHGWEVIRFTHEQEHIHFLSIDFTATLQEIYEDVAGVL; translated from the coding sequence ATGGCCTTGGCACAACCTCTTGAATTTATAGATCCTGATACTTACATGACAATGGAGAAGCAGTCGGACATCAAGCACGAATACGTAAATGGACTGATAACCGCTATGGCTGGTGCCAGCCGCAGGCACAATTTACTCACTCTCACTATTGCTTCCTTGCTGCGCAACCATTTGCGCGGCACTGGTTGTCAGACGTTTGCCAGTGATATGAAGGTCAACGCCAGCCACAAAGGTAATACGGTTTTTTATTATCCGGATGTCATGGTCAGCTGCAATCGGGCAAACCAGGATGCTTTTGTAGAAAACCACCCGCAAATCATTATTGAAGTATTGTCTCCTTCTACTGAAGCCAGAGACAGAATGGAGAAGTTGGCTGCCTACACCTCAATTCCCGGTTTAAAGGAGTATGTTTTGGTGCATCAGGACAAAATAGCCATCGACTTGTACCAGAACACAGGGCACGGCTGGGAGGTCATCCGGTTCACTCATGAACAGGAACACATACATTTTCTTTCCATAGACTTTACCGCGACCTTGCAGGAAATCTATGAGGATGTTGCCGGCGTTCTATAA
- a CDS encoding Uma2 family endonuclease, which translates to MPRKISHVLITPEAYLSHEKAAQETRHEYIDGYVVAMAGGSIRHGKMITNIARLLGNHLVGKPCDVFSSDVKLKVESAFVKSFRYPDVMVSCEKNRTYDDMCESATVLVEVLSESTELTDRVYKSAEYGHVLKATNGEYLVIDPDHPVIEKRMWHGGRFEVVATYHSGDVIRLDSLKLDLAMDDLYPDEL; encoded by the coding sequence ATGCCCCGAAAAATCAGCCATGTACTGATCACACCGGAAGCCTACCTTTCCCACGAGAAGGCAGCCCAGGAAACCCGGCATGAATATATCGATGGATATGTGGTTGCAATGGCTGGGGGTTCAATCCGACATGGAAAAATGATTACCAACATTGCACGATTATTGGGTAATCATTTGGTGGGCAAGCCTTGCGATGTGTTCTCATCCGACGTCAAGCTCAAGGTCGAATCGGCTTTTGTAAAATCATTCCGATATCCGGATGTGATGGTTTCCTGTGAGAAAAACCGAACATACGATGATATGTGCGAATCGGCCACGGTGTTGGTTGAAGTGCTTTCTGAAAGCACAGAACTGACTGATCGTGTCTACAAATCGGCTGAATACGGGCATGTACTCAAAGCGACTAACGGTGAATATCTGGTGATAGACCCCGATCATCCAGTCATTGAAAAGCGGATGTGGCACGGCGGGCGTTTCGAAGTCGTTGCAACCTACCATTCCGGCGATGTCATTCGACTGGACAGTCTGAAGCTGGATCTGGCGATGGACGACCTTTATCCGGATGAACTGTAA
- a CDS encoding Fic family protein, producing the protein MFETINTLKSELDSLRPLPRHSVKSLHEALIVEWTYHSNAIEGNTLTLKETKVILEGITVGGKSMREHFEAINHKEAIEWVEAVVAKHEVLSERLIKSIHHLVLKNIDDSNAGAYRTENAIIAGAQHTPADHLHVPHQMERLIEWYEQQGAHPVERAARFHVDFVGIHPFVDGNGRTARLLMNFDLMTSGYLPVIIKTEHRLAYYEALDKAHTQQDYQDFIVLVAQAQEEALSRYLNVVR; encoded by the coding sequence ATGTTTGAAACCATCAATACACTAAAGTCGGAATTAGATTCCCTGCGACCATTGCCCAGACACAGCGTTAAGTCACTGCATGAAGCGCTAATCGTGGAGTGGACATATCACTCAAATGCAATAGAAGGCAACACGCTCACGCTGAAAGAAACCAAAGTGATACTGGAAGGTATTACGGTGGGTGGAAAATCCATGCGGGAGCATTTCGAAGCTATTAATCATAAAGAAGCCATTGAGTGGGTTGAGGCGGTGGTGGCGAAACATGAAGTGTTGAGTGAGCGCCTTATCAAGTCTATCCATCATCTTGTTTTGAAAAACATTGATGACAGTAATGCTGGTGCTTATCGTACTGAGAATGCGATCATCGCAGGTGCTCAGCATACGCCTGCTGATCATTTGCATGTCCCCCATCAAATGGAGAGGCTGATTGAATGGTATGAGCAGCAGGGTGCTCACCCAGTTGAGCGAGCTGCCCGTTTTCATGTTGACTTTGTAGGCATACACCCTTTTGTCGATGGCAATGGCAGAACTGCCAGATTGCTTATGAATTTCGACTTAATGACCAGCGGCTATCTGCCGGTTATTATCAAAACTGAACATCGGCTGGCCTATTATGAGGCGCTGGATAAGGCACATACTCAACAAGACTATCAGGATTTTATTGTACTGGTCGCTCAGGCGCAGGAAGAGGCTTTGTCGAGATATTTGAACGTAGTTCGCTAA
- the abiEi gene encoding type IV toxin-antitoxin system AbiEi family antitoxin — translation MTKKDKLLTVLSDATAAGGGIYTAQEIAYLIGEKYSPALTKFLADCAKKGLIRRVAAGLFESTLTPPAPTTAIYKIAKKLRNHVISYISLESQLSHTGTISQIPMGRLTIVTKGRSGTFTTPYGVIEFTHSKKSVSSISPNLYFDSTVNMYRANTSQAIADLKDCKRNLHMLER, via the coding sequence ATGACCAAAAAAGACAAACTCTTAACCGTCTTGTCAGACGCTACTGCTGCCGGTGGAGGCATTTACACAGCACAGGAAATAGCCTATTTGATTGGAGAGAAGTACTCCCCTGCTTTGACTAAATTTCTTGCTGATTGTGCCAAAAAAGGCTTAATTCGCAGAGTGGCGGCGGGACTGTTTGAAAGTACGCTGACGCCACCCGCCCCAACAACAGCCATCTATAAAATAGCGAAGAAACTACGTAATCATGTCATTAGCTACATAAGCCTTGAAAGCCAGCTCAGTCATACAGGCACTATCTCTCAAATCCCCATGGGTCGGCTAACCATCGTAACAAAGGGTCGTAGTGGAACCTTTACAACGCCATACGGAGTGATTGAGTTTACTCACTCAAAAAAATCGGTCAGCAGTATTTCACCCAATCTGTATTTTGACAGCACTGTAAACATGTACAGAGCAAACACTTCGCAAGCCATTGCAGACCTGAAAGACTGCAAAAGAAACCTACATATGCTGGAACGTTAA
- a CDS encoding nucleotidyl transferase AbiEii/AbiGii toxin family protein: MLTTQIQSIVQSNPEFAAITPVIEKEILHHDILHVMIKQGAMQPLTFIGGTSLRMCYNSSRLSEDLDFNGGHDFKPSNFDGLENDIQNYIQNKYETNVWVNKPSQDKQGDTSSWKISIEKEANRPDLPRQKMHIDVCAIPSFDVKKKALANHYPIVVPTEGLLVPVQSLEETLADKFIALAYRARRIKPRDVWDIVWIKQKGINISTALIDKKLEARNKTKTDFKQALLSQMLKLLKNDEVRTDFAAEMSRFIPENIKQRTLDNPEYWTYVQTEIETMSDSILKNDKPRNRFDMSV; this comes from the coding sequence ATGTTAACTACACAAATTCAAAGCATAGTGCAATCAAACCCGGAATTTGCCGCCATCACCCCTGTGATAGAAAAAGAAATTCTTCATCACGATATTCTGCACGTCATGATCAAGCAGGGGGCAATGCAGCCACTCACCTTCATAGGCGGAACATCCCTTAGAATGTGCTATAACAGCTCCAGATTATCGGAAGATCTGGACTTTAACGGTGGGCATGACTTCAAGCCAAGCAATTTCGATGGTTTGGAAAATGATATCCAAAACTACATACAGAACAAATACGAAACAAACGTATGGGTCAACAAACCCAGTCAAGACAAACAGGGCGACACTTCCTCATGGAAGATCAGTATAGAGAAAGAAGCTAATCGTCCGGATTTACCTAGACAAAAAATGCATATAGACGTCTGCGCCATTCCATCATTTGATGTGAAGAAAAAAGCGCTTGCCAACCACTACCCTATTGTCGTACCTACTGAAGGACTGCTTGTTCCCGTTCAGTCTCTCGAAGAAACACTTGCGGATAAATTTATTGCTCTGGCCTACCGAGCCAGACGCATTAAACCCAGAGATGTATGGGATATTGTCTGGATAAAACAAAAAGGTATTAACATTTCTACAGCGCTGATTGACAAAAAACTGGAAGCAAGAAATAAAACCAAAACAGACTTCAAACAAGCACTGCTCAGCCAAATGTTAAAACTACTAAAAAACGACGAAGTACGAACAGACTTTGCTGCTGAAATGAGTCGCTTTATTCCCGAAAATATCAAACAGAGAACGCTTGACAACCCAGAATACTGGACTTATGTACAAACAGAAATCGAAACTATGTCAGACTCGATTCTCAAAAATGACAAGCCTCGAAATAGATTTGATATGAGTGTCTAG